Proteins encoded together in one Anaerotignum propionicum DSM 1682 window:
- a CDS encoding glutamate synthase subunit beta, protein MGKATGFLEFERKSGGEISPKERIKHFQDFHEHLLKREQEQQAARCMDCGVPFCQSGMMIKGMTSGCPLNNLIPEWNDLIYLEKPDRALGRLLKTNSFPEFTSRVCPAPCEAACTCGLNDTPVTIKENEWSIIENGYANGLVQPNPPKVRTGKKIAVVGSGPSGLAAADQLNKRGHSVVVFERNDRVGGLLMYGIPNMKLEKNVIDRKIDIMKAEGIEFVTNADIGNSIKAERLIKDYDSVILACGASNPRDIKVPGRDGKGIYFAVNFLKATTKSLLDSDLKDGKYISAKGKNVLVIGGGDTGNDCVGTSIRHGAKSVVQLEMMPKPPVERANDNLWPEWPKVLKTDYGQQEAIAVFGRDPRLYETTVTEFVLDKDGNVVKAKIVKLEKKVDKNGVVSFGHVKGSEKTIDVDLVLIAAGFVGAESYVAQAFKIELNERTNVKTSENSFHTNVPKVFVTGDMHRGQSLVVWAIKEGRSVAREVDKTLMGYTNLV, encoded by the coding sequence ATGGGAAAAGCAACAGGATTTTTGGAATTTGAAAGAAAATCCGGGGGCGAAATAAGCCCTAAGGAAAGAATTAAACACTTTCAGGATTTTCACGAGCATTTATTAAAAAGAGAACAAGAACAACAGGCGGCAAGATGTATGGACTGTGGCGTACCCTTCTGTCAGAGTGGAATGATGATAAAAGGAATGACCTCGGGCTGCCCATTAAATAATTTGATTCCCGAGTGGAATGATTTAATCTATTTGGAAAAGCCAGATCGGGCGTTAGGCAGACTTTTAAAAACTAACAGCTTTCCTGAATTTACAAGCAGGGTTTGTCCTGCTCCTTGCGAAGCGGCTTGTACTTGTGGACTGAATGATACTCCTGTTACCATCAAAGAGAATGAATGGAGCATTATTGAAAACGGATATGCCAATGGATTGGTTCAACCAAATCCGCCTAAGGTAAGAACAGGTAAGAAAATTGCAGTGGTTGGCAGTGGGCCATCAGGCCTTGCGGCGGCGGATCAGCTGAATAAAAGAGGGCATAGCGTTGTTGTGTTTGAACGTAATGACAGAGTCGGCGGTTTATTGATGTATGGTATTCCTAATATGAAGCTTGAGAAAAACGTCATTGACCGCAAAATAGATATTATGAAGGCAGAAGGCATTGAATTTGTTACCAATGCGGACATTGGAAACTCCATAAAGGCAGAAAGACTGATTAAGGACTATGATTCCGTCATTCTTGCCTGCGGTGCATCCAATCCTCGGGATATTAAGGTGCCCGGCAGAGATGGAAAAGGCATTTATTTCGCAGTGAATTTTTTGAAAGCAACAACCAAAAGTCTTTTAGACAGCGATTTAAAAGACGGCAAGTATATTTCTGCAAAAGGAAAAAATGTTTTGGTGATTGGCGGTGGCGATACAGGGAACGACTGCGTGGGAACGTCTATCCGTCACGGTGCAAAAAGTGTAGTCCAACTGGAAATGATGCCAAAGCCTCCTGTGGAAAGAGCAAACGATAACCTCTGGCCGGAATGGCCAAAGGTTTTAAAAACCGATTATGGGCAACAGGAGGCAATTGCTGTTTTTGGGCGAGACCCTCGACTTTACGAAACAACGGTCACAGAGTTTGTTTTAGATAAGGATGGTAATGTTGTAAAAGCGAAAATTGTAAAGCTGGAGAAAAAGGTGGATAAAAACGGAGTAGTGTCCTTTGGTCATGTGAAGGGCAGTGAAAAGACAATTGATGTAGATTTGGTGTTGATTGCGGCAGGTTTTGTTGGTGCCGAAAGCTATGTGGCACAGGCATTTAAAATTGAGCTGAATGAGCGAACGAATGTCAAAACATCTGAAAACAGCTTTCATACAAATGTCCCAAAGGTTTTTGTTACGGGAGATATGCACAGAGGGCAGTCACTGGTTGTTTGGGCAATTAAAGAAGGACGCAGTGTGGCAAGGGAAGTGGATAAAACCCTGATGGGCTATACAAATTTGGTTTAA
- a CDS encoding methyl-accepting chemotaxis protein — MLKTAKLKTKIVLLFGAIILTTIFIQGMVSFIQLTKSHNATINAYKENFDTLIEVSVDNLISVLDVNHQRYLDGEITHEEEMKAAEKIVRDTRYNDGEGYFWADLESGVCAVHMNPEFEGAQRLQAQDKAGNLYIQNLIAAGKQPNGGFTEYYFTKPNEEGVFKKRGYTKKYEPYGWYISTGNYYDDIDKIIEQYQKDKYLSLLGIAACGAAVGAFGIFWMFVIAGRITGHLKRVTDRLTLLSQGDLHSPVIEVHTGDEFETLSLATKQTVDNLSGIMYDIHEVMKRFSAGNFVINSTLEYSGDLSGINDSIQSFSANISKTLSQINATSTEVARGSSQVSEGAQVLAQGATEQAASIQELAELANEMTETIHRTANDAAQAKQIAIDSSHSSVQGQQQMQEMIAAMEKISDASNEIGKIIKNIDDIAFQTNILALNAAVEAARAGEAGKGFAVVADEVRNLAGKSAESAKLTSQLIENSITAIANGSKIVSETAESLNHIILSSEKTADVIQSIADAAIQQKHSMDEVSNSLVQVSSVIQINSATSEESAAASEEISGQAEILKDLINHFQFQNQDSSFTE; from the coding sequence ATGTTAAAAACTGCGAAACTTAAGACAAAGATAGTGCTTTTATTTGGCGCAATAATCCTAACAACAATTTTTATTCAGGGCATGGTATCATTTATACAACTTACTAAATCCCATAATGCCACCATTAACGCTTATAAGGAAAACTTTGACACATTAATCGAAGTGAGCGTTGATAATTTAATCAGTGTCTTAGATGTAAACCATCAACGCTATTTGGATGGGGAAATTACCCATGAAGAAGAAATGAAGGCCGCCGAAAAAATTGTTCGTGATACCCGGTACAATGACGGAGAAGGATACTTTTGGGCAGACTTGGAAAGTGGCGTTTGTGCCGTACATATGAATCCGGAATTTGAAGGTGCACAAAGGTTGCAAGCACAAGATAAGGCTGGAAACCTCTATATTCAAAATTTGATTGCTGCAGGAAAACAGCCAAATGGGGGATTTACAGAATATTACTTCACCAAGCCAAATGAGGAAGGTGTTTTCAAAAAACGAGGATATACAAAAAAATATGAACCTTATGGATGGTATATCAGCACAGGCAATTATTATGACGATATTGATAAAATCATTGAACAATATCAGAAAGACAAATACCTTTCCCTCCTTGGCATTGCAGCCTGTGGTGCCGCCGTTGGTGCCTTCGGTATCTTTTGGATGTTTGTCATTGCGGGAAGAATAACTGGGCATCTGAAGCGTGTCACAGACCGCCTTACCCTTCTTAGCCAAGGAGATTTACATTCTCCTGTAATTGAAGTACACACAGGGGATGAATTTGAAACCTTATCCCTTGCCACAAAGCAAACAGTGGATAACTTAAGCGGAATTATGTATGATATTCATGAAGTGATGAAAAGATTTTCTGCCGGAAACTTTGTTATCAACTCAACGTTAGAATATAGCGGTGATTTGTCGGGAATCAATGATTCCATTCAAAGTTTTTCAGCCAATATTTCTAAAACATTGTCACAAATTAATGCTACCTCTACGGAAGTTGCCCGAGGCTCCAGTCAAGTTTCAGAGGGCGCCCAAGTCCTAGCCCAAGGAGCCACGGAACAAGCCGCCTCCATTCAAGAGTTGGCTGAACTTGCCAATGAAATGACAGAAACGATTCACCGCACCGCAAATGATGCCGCACAAGCAAAGCAAATTGCCATAGACTCCAGTCATTCTTCTGTCCAAGGCCAGCAGCAAATGCAAGAAATGATTGCAGCAATGGAAAAAATTAGTGATGCTTCTAATGAAATCGGCAAAATCATCAAAAATATTGATGACATTGCATTTCAAACAAATATCCTTGCCTTAAATGCAGCCGTTGAAGCGGCACGGGCAGGAGAAGCAGGAAAAGGGTTTGCCGTGGTAGCCGACGAGGTTCGCAATCTTGCAGGGAAATCAGCCGAAAGTGCAAAACTCACCTCACAGTTGATTGAAAATTCTATCACAGCAATTGCAAATGGTTCAAAGATAGTCTCTGAAACAGCAGAGTCCTTAAATCATATTATTTTAAGCTCTGAAAAAACTGCTGACGTCATTCAAAGTATTGCAGACGCAGCCATCCAACAAAAACATTCTATGGATGAGGTAAGCAATAGCCTTGTCCAGGTTTCAAGTGTAATTCAAATAAACAGTGCAACCTCTGAGGAAAGTGCCGCTGCCAGCGAAGAGATATCAGGTCAGGCAGAGATTCTGAAGGATTTAATCAATCATTTTCAGTTTCAAAATCAAGATTCATCCTTTACAGAATAA
- a CDS encoding MBL fold metallo-hydrolase, giving the protein MEHRILSFPITASFANTENTVYPTLLMDGHNIILIDCGFIGSLPILEKELQQYGISTKLITGLVLTHHDHDHMGAAAALKRLNPHIKIYASAVEAPFITAQEKPLRLCQAEEFQKILPPQQQEFGKAFCDMLRRVEPVQVDVLLQDGDYLDCCEGCKVIATPGHTPGHISLFMEKDSIIITGDAFALENHQPVIANPQFTLDIVKATASMEKLLAMNVKSYYCYHGGHFTPQGK; this is encoded by the coding sequence TTGGAGCACAGAATTTTAAGCTTTCCCATAACTGCATCATTTGCCAATACTGAGAATACCGTTTATCCCACCTTGCTTATGGATGGACATAATATAATACTGATTGATTGTGGATTTATAGGCTCACTGCCCATCCTTGAAAAGGAACTACAACAATATGGAATATCGACCAAGCTAATTACAGGGCTAGTTTTAACCCATCACGATCATGACCATATGGGCGCAGCCGCTGCATTGAAAAGGCTAAATCCCCATATCAAAATTTATGCATCCGCGGTGGAGGCCCCCTTTATCACTGCCCAAGAGAAACCTTTAAGGCTGTGTCAAGCGGAGGAATTTCAGAAAATACTTCCTCCCCAACAGCAGGAATTCGGAAAAGCATTTTGTGATATGCTTCGTCGGGTTGAGCCTGTTCAGGTAGACGTTCTACTTCAGGATGGTGACTATTTGGATTGTTGTGAGGGATGCAAGGTAATTGCCACTCCTGGGCATACACCAGGGCATATTTCATTATTTATGGAAAAGGATTCTATCATCATAACCGGTGATGCATTTGCACTGGAAAACCACCAACCTGTTATAGCTAACCCACAATTTACACTGGACATTGTTAAGGCAACAGCATCCATGGAGAAATTACTGGCTATGAATGTAAAGTCATATTACTGCTATCATGGCGGACACTTTACTCCCCAAGGGAAATAA
- a CDS encoding CPBP family intramembrane glutamic endopeptidase, with protein sequence MYCYFILIESATILDLQTESKTISFYIKNFIQKLFYPSIIEEVLFRGLFINGLLAFNKREDSANIIQSFIFGIVHIIGYKELSIVILLSTSIQIFIGYIFGKIYIKTKSLTPCILLHALIDAI encoded by the coding sequence TTGTATTGCTATTTTATTTTGATTGAGTCGGCAACAATTCTGGATTTGCAAACGGAGAGTAAAACAATTAGTTTTTATATCAAAAATTTCATACAGAAATTATTTTATCCAAGTATAATAGAGGAAGTACTTTTTAGGGGCTTATTCATAAATGGGTTGCTTGCATTTAATAAAAGAGAAGATAGCGCAAACATAATTCAATCTTTTATTTTTGGTATAGTTCATATTATTGGTTATAAAGAATTATCTATAGTCATCCTTCTATCTACTAGCATTCAAATTTTTATAGGATATATATTTGGAAAAATATATATCAAAACAAAATCACTAACACCATGTATTTTACTACATGCACTTATAGATGCAATTTAG
- the rlmD gene encoding 23S rRNA (uracil(1939)-C(5))-methyltransferase RlmD, with translation MKKKDIITIQIEDVSFPNKAFGFVDGEKVVVKNGIPGQTIQAQVIKKRSSGIEARQEEVLQRSPLERQDGVCSHFTLCGGCTYQTLQHEEELKLKERQVKRLLAQENIQIESWEGIVPAPSEKGYRNKCEFSFGDEEKGGDLALGMRKRMSHYEVVSLKDCNIIDEDYLKIIQATLSFFQEKNVPFYHKLRHEGSLRHLVVRKGTATGEILVNLVTSNEVPFSTEEFKEKLLILPLDGSLCGILHSVNDSVADVVRSDEMTVLYGRDYFIEKLFDLEFKVSVYSFFQTNTKGAEKLYSIVKEFAGDVSDKMVFDLYCGTGTIGQIMAEAGSKKVVGIELIEEAVVAANENAARNNLSNCEFIAGDVLQKVDELTEKPDLIIVDPPRDGIHPKAIGKIIDFDAPEIVYVSCKPTSLARDLVVFQQAGYKVKRVKLMDMFPRTVHVETVALLVKK, from the coding sequence ATGAAGAAAAAAGACATCATTACCATCCAAATTGAGGATGTTTCCTTCCCCAATAAAGCCTTTGGTTTTGTGGATGGGGAGAAGGTTGTCGTAAAAAACGGCATCCCGGGACAAACCATTCAAGCCCAGGTTATCAAAAAAAGGAGCAGTGGCATAGAAGCAAGACAGGAAGAGGTTTTACAGCGCTCCCCTCTGGAAAGACAGGACGGCGTCTGTTCCCATTTTACCCTTTGCGGCGGATGCACCTACCAAACCTTGCAACATGAAGAAGAATTAAAATTGAAGGAGCGCCAAGTAAAACGCCTCTTAGCACAAGAAAACATTCAAATAGAAAGCTGGGAAGGCATTGTTCCTGCCCCATCGGAAAAAGGCTATCGCAATAAATGCGAATTCTCCTTTGGGGATGAAGAAAAAGGTGGGGATTTGGCCTTAGGTATGCGCAAGCGCATGAGTCATTATGAGGTAGTGTCCTTAAAAGATTGCAATATTATCGATGAAGATTATTTAAAAATCATTCAAGCCACTTTGTCTTTCTTTCAAGAAAAAAATGTTCCTTTTTATCATAAATTGCGTCATGAAGGCTCTCTGCGTCATTTAGTGGTCAGAAAAGGAACAGCCACAGGGGAGATTTTGGTCAACCTCGTTACAAGCAACGAAGTACCCTTCTCAACAGAGGAGTTTAAAGAAAAGCTTTTGATATTACCTCTGGATGGATCTCTATGTGGCATCCTGCATTCTGTGAACGACAGTGTTGCTGATGTTGTGCGGAGTGATGAAATGACCGTACTTTACGGCAGAGATTATTTTATAGAAAAACTATTTGATTTAGAATTTAAGGTTTCCGTTTATTCCTTTTTTCAAACCAACACAAAGGGCGCAGAAAAATTATATTCCATAGTTAAAGAATTTGCAGGGGATGTTTCCGATAAAATGGTGTTCGATTTATACTGTGGTACCGGTACCATCGGGCAGATTATGGCAGAAGCAGGCTCCAAAAAGGTGGTAGGGATTGAATTAATCGAGGAGGCAGTTGTCGCCGCCAATGAGAATGCAGCAAGAAACAACTTGTCAAACTGTGAATTTATCGCTGGTGATGTTTTACAGAAAGTGGATGAATTAACGGAGAAGCCTGATTTAATTATTGTGGACCCTCCCCGTGATGGTATCCATCCAAAGGCAATTGGTAAAATTATTGATTTTGACGCCCCTGAAATCGTTTATGTTTCCTGTAAGCCTACCTCTTTGGCCAGAGACTTGGTAGTTTTCCAGCAAGCAGGCTATAAAGTAAAACGGGTGAAGCTGATGGATATGTTCCCAAGAACAGTACATGTGGAGACGGTCGCACTGCTTGTAAAGAAGTAA
- a CDS encoding S1 RNA-binding domain-containing protein, translating into MSEKLEVGSIVEGKIVRIKPFGAIVSLGSVQGLVHISQVANSFVQDINDHIKIGDIVKVKVLSIDEESHKIALSIRDALPKEERQPRNEKPFRKPNQTQKPASPAEEYFRPQSAANPSSDFEEKMKEWAKQSNERHTSLNKRANKRSF; encoded by the coding sequence ATGTCTGAAAAATTAGAAGTAGGCAGTATCGTTGAAGGAAAGATTGTACGCATTAAACCTTTTGGCGCAATTGTTTCTTTAGGCTCTGTGCAAGGGTTAGTGCATATCTCTCAGGTTGCCAACAGCTTCGTACAAGATATCAACGACCATATTAAAATCGGGGATATTGTTAAGGTTAAGGTATTATCCATTGATGAAGAATCCCATAAAATTGCTTTATCCATTCGGGATGCATTGCCAAAGGAAGAACGTCAACCTAGAAATGAGAAGCCTTTCCGTAAGCCAAATCAGACACAAAAGCCCGCAAGCCCTGCTGAGGAATATTTCCGTCCTCAATCCGCAGCCAATCCTTCTTCCGATTTTGAAGAAAAAATGAAGGAATGGGCAAAGCAGTCTAACGAGCGTCACACCAGCTTGAATAAAAGAGCAAATAAGCGCTCTTTTTAA
- a CDS encoding methionine ABC transporter ATP-binding protein gives MIQLEKVSKTFRQGRDEIQAVKEVNLDIKKGEIFGIIGFSGAGKSTLVRCINLLERPTGGKVIIDGVDLMSMPEVRLREERRKIGMIFQHFNLLRSRTVYQNIAFPLRKSKLSKEEKHQKILSLLELVGLTDKKDVYPSQLSGGQKQRVAIARALANDPKVLLCDEATSALDPQTTKSILNLLKKVNQELGITIVLITHEMAVVKDICDRVAIMELGRVVEEGETVEVFSHPKEKLTRDFMDTASNINKIYELLDEKHALTQLKKGEKLILLTYSGGNAGESVISHLAEVYHVQANIIFGNVDILKNKPLGKLVVILSGEAENMEQAIGYIQSRNVQMEVIRG, from the coding sequence ATGATTCAACTGGAAAAGGTAAGCAAAACCTTTCGTCAAGGCAGGGATGAAATTCAGGCAGTAAAGGAAGTGAATTTGGATATTAAAAAGGGCGAAATTTTTGGAATTATTGGCTTTTCGGGGGCAGGAAAATCCACATTGGTTCGCTGTATTAACCTCTTGGAGCGGCCCACAGGAGGAAAGGTGATTATTGACGGTGTTGACTTAATGAGTATGCCTGAGGTGCGATTGAGAGAGGAACGGCGAAAAATCGGAATGATATTTCAACATTTTAATCTACTGCGCTCCCGCACCGTTTATCAAAATATTGCTTTCCCTTTACGCAAGAGTAAGCTGTCAAAGGAAGAAAAGCATCAAAAGATACTCTCCTTACTAGAATTAGTGGGTTTGACGGATAAAAAGGATGTTTATCCCTCTCAGCTTTCCGGAGGCCAGAAGCAAAGGGTGGCCATCGCTAGGGCATTAGCCAATGACCCAAAGGTGCTCCTTTGTGACGAGGCAACCAGTGCCCTAGATCCCCAGACCACAAAATCTATTTTGAATCTGTTAAAAAAGGTGAACCAAGAGCTGGGCATTACTATCGTCTTGATTACCCATGAAATGGCAGTGGTAAAGGATATTTGTGATAGAGTTGCCATTATGGAGCTAGGTCGTGTGGTGGAGGAGGGAGAAACGGTGGAGGTGTTCTCCCATCCCAAGGAAAAACTGACTAGAGATTTTATGGATACCGCTAGTAACATTAATAAAATCTATGAGCTGTTGGATGAAAAGCATGCATTAACTCAGTTGAAGAAAGGCGAAAAGCTGATACTCCTTACCTATTCAGGGGGAAATGCAGGGGAGTCGGTTATTTCCCATTTGGCGGAGGTATACCATGTGCAGGCTAATATTATTTTTGGGAACGTTGATATATTGAAGAATAAGCCTTTGGGAAAATTGGTTGTTATATTAAGCGGAGAGGCAGAGAATATGGAACAGGCAATTGGCTATATTCAAAGCAGAAATGTTCAAATGGAGGTGATTCGAGGATGA
- a CDS encoding methionine ABC transporter permease produces MSLLYDIAPNLQSLQGELLKCMKQTFQMLFISGSIAFLLGLILGVLLIVTKKGGLLQAPVLYKFLDKAIDVIRSIPFIILMVLLIPLSRAIVGTGSGLAGSYVALIGGTVPFFARQIETVLADVDHGIIEASEAMGFSPLEIIFSVYLKESIPGITRVTMITFVSLIGITAIAGSIGAGGLGDFAIRYGHQMGYRDMIWITVAIILFIISVFQGVGNFIIRRTTH; encoded by the coding sequence ATGAGTCTTTTATATGATATTGCACCAAATTTGCAATCTTTGCAGGGGGAATTATTGAAATGTATGAAACAGACCTTTCAAATGCTTTTTATTTCGGGAAGCATTGCCTTTCTCTTAGGTTTGATTTTAGGAGTGTTGCTCATTGTTACAAAAAAAGGTGGCTTGTTGCAAGCGCCGGTTTTATACAAATTTTTAGATAAAGCAATTGATGTCATTCGCTCTATTCCCTTTATCATTTTAATGGTGCTGTTAATCCCCTTAAGTCGTGCCATTGTTGGAACGGGTTCCGGTCTTGCGGGCTCCTATGTTGCACTCATTGGAGGAACAGTTCCGTTTTTTGCAAGGCAGATCGAAACTGTTTTAGCGGATGTGGATCATGGGATAATTGAGGCCAGTGAAGCCATGGGTTTTAGTCCTTTGGAAATCATTTTCAGCGTTTACTTAAAAGAAAGCATCCCGGGCATCACCCGTGTAACCATGATTACTTTTGTCAGCTTAATTGGTATCACTGCCATTGCGGGGAGCATTGGTGCCGGTGGATTGGGAGATTTTGCCATTCGGTATGGACACCAAATGGGCTACCGAGATATGATTTGGATAACAGTAGCTATTATTTTATTTATTATTTCCGTATTTCAAGGTGTTGGAAATTTTATTATTCGAAGAACAACCCACTAA
- a CDS encoding MetQ/NlpA family ABC transporter substrate-binding protein → MKNNFKKLFATALATTLVLGLVGCGTTPSKDEPAKAEGDKAEVTVVKVGVVGEYNAQWDTINELLKDDNIQVELVKFSDYAAPNRALNDGEIDLDAFQHKAFLANDIEKKGYDIVAIGDTIIAPLSIYNNKDKVSSIDEIKDGDTIAIPSDLTNGGRALKLLEAAGLIECDPAKGYVPTKQDITKYNKNIEILEAESATLANILPDCAAAIINGGNAFTAGLDPNKDTIFTENVDPAVNEAVPQLINVIVSRTADKDNEVYNKIVDAYHTEEVKTTVNDQYKGAFICTWE, encoded by the coding sequence ATGAAAAACAATTTTAAAAAATTATTTGCGACTGCATTGGCAACAACGTTGGTTTTAGGATTGGTAGGCTGTGGCACTACACCAAGTAAGGATGAACCCGCAAAAGCAGAGGGCGATAAGGCCGAGGTAACAGTGGTAAAGGTTGGTGTGGTAGGAGAATACAATGCCCAATGGGATACCATTAATGAATTGCTGAAAGATGACAATATTCAGGTGGAGCTCGTAAAATTTTCTGATTATGCGGCACCAAACCGTGCCTTAAACGACGGGGAAATTGACTTAGATGCCTTCCAGCATAAGGCTTTTCTAGCCAATGATATCGAGAAAAAAGGTTATGATATTGTAGCCATTGGTGATACCATTATTGCACCTTTATCAATCTATAATAATAAGGATAAGGTTTCCTCCATTGATGAAATAAAGGACGGTGATACCATTGCCATCCCCAGTGATTTGACAAACGGCGGTCGTGCACTGAAATTGCTGGAAGCAGCAGGCTTAATTGAATGTGATCCTGCAAAGGGCTATGTTCCCACAAAGCAGGATATTACAAAGTACAACAAAAACATAGAAATCCTAGAAGCTGAATCTGCAACACTGGCAAATATCTTGCCCGACTGTGCAGCGGCAATCATCAACGGTGGAAATGCATTTACAGCAGGCTTAGACCCCAATAAAGATACAATCTTTACAGAGAATGTTGATCCTGCGGTAAACGAAGCTGTGCCACAGTTGATTAATGTCATTGTTAGCCGCACAGCAGATAAAGATAATGAAGTTTACAATAAAATTGTTGACGCTTACCATACCGAAGAGGTAAAAACAACGGTAAATGACCAGTATAAAGGTGCATTTATTTGCACTTGGGAATAA
- a CDS encoding M20 metallopeptidase family protein has product MAIKNYILEEKDYIISLRRHFHAHPEVSLKEYETCKKIEEELDSLGIPHSKIGETGVYAWVDGKKASHGKIVALRSDMDALAMEDLKTVSYRSRNKGFCHACGHDAHTATLLGAAKILKSKENEFSGQVRLFFQQAEEIGQGARLFVGAGLLEGCERVFSAHVTSRLRKGKVALTKGPQSASCDYFKITVKGKGAHVSTPHLGIDAAYIAAQIVVNLQSIVARSTAPLETVVVGVGVIRAGTQYNIVAEHGEIEGTTRSFLPEVRKFTNDKVVQIAKQTAAMYGAEAEVIFLDYAAPLANDEDAVREVTEVAQQLIDPADIVSDYQKSLGADDFADYLAVTKGMYAYIGTANEEKPNTKAAHHHGLFDIDEEALLISCNLYVDYALQVLEQ; this is encoded by the coding sequence ATGGCGATAAAGAATTATATCTTAGAAGAAAAAGACTATATTATTTCTTTGAGAAGGCATTTTCATGCCCACCCAGAGGTTAGCTTAAAGGAATATGAGACCTGTAAGAAAATTGAGGAGGAGCTGGATTCCTTGGGTATTCCCCATAGCAAAATAGGAGAAACGGGGGTATATGCTTGGGTTGATGGGAAAAAAGCATCTCATGGAAAAATTGTTGCCTTAAGGTCAGATATGGATGCCCTTGCCATGGAGGACTTGAAAACAGTATCTTATCGTTCTCGAAATAAAGGCTTTTGTCACGCTTGCGGACATGATGCTCACACAGCAACCTTGCTTGGGGCTGCGAAAATATTAAAATCAAAAGAGAATGAATTTTCAGGTCAGGTACGTTTGTTTTTTCAACAAGCAGAAGAAATCGGTCAAGGGGCTAGGTTGTTTGTGGGGGCAGGGCTTTTAGAAGGCTGTGAAAGAGTATTCAGTGCCCATGTAACAAGTAGATTGAGAAAAGGGAAGGTTGCGCTGACCAAAGGTCCTCAATCCGCCAGCTGTGATTATTTTAAAATAACTGTAAAGGGGAAAGGCGCTCATGTTTCCACGCCCCATTTGGGTATAGATGCGGCGTATATCGCAGCCCAGATTGTTGTAAACTTGCAGTCTATTGTTGCCAGAAGCACAGCCCCTTTGGAAACTGTAGTGGTGGGTGTTGGTGTAATCAGAGCAGGCACCCAGTATAACATCGTTGCGGAGCACGGGGAAATTGAAGGGACGACCAGAAGCTTTTTACCAGAGGTGCGCAAGTTCACCAATGATAAAGTGGTGCAAATTGCAAAGCAGACAGCGGCAATGTATGGCGCAGAGGCAGAGGTAATCTTTTTGGATTACGCCGCTCCATTGGCAAATGATGAAGATGCTGTGAGAGAGGTGACGGAGGTTGCCCAACAACTGATTGACCCAGCTGACATTGTTTCGGATTATCAGAAGTCTTTGGGGGCCGATGATTTTGCCGACTATTTGGCTGTTACAAAGGGAATGTATGCATATATTGGCACGGCCAATGAAGAGAAACCCAACACGAAAGCGGCTCATCACCATGGTTTATTTGATATTGATGAGGAAGCGTTACTAATTTCTTGCAATTTGTATGTGGATTATGCTTTGCAGGTTTTGGAACAGTAA